A region of Deltaproteobacteria bacterium DNA encodes the following proteins:
- a CDS encoding NUDIX hydrolase, with translation MKRTEIKTTRQLSAGGVVFRRAGGGVEVALVSVKGGRVWTLPKGLVEEGENIARTAHREVREEAGLEGRIVARIAPIHYFYSARDEEGTRRFLKIVYFFLMEYTGGDVADHDEEVVECRWFPVDEAEEALSYDDEREVLRKARRMLAERGVL, from the coding sequence ATGAAGAGGACGGAGATAAAGACGACGCGGCAGCTTTCGGCCGGAGGCGTTGTCTTCAGGCGCGCCGGCGGGGGGGTGGAGGTGGCGCTCGTCTCGGTCAAGGGCGGCCGGGTGTGGACGCTGCCCAAGGGGCTTGTGGAGGAGGGGGAGAACATCGCCCGCACGGCCCACCGGGAGGTGAGGGAGGAGGCGGGACTGGAGGGGCGCATAGTGGCCAGGATCGCTCCCATACACTACTTCTACTCGGCGAGGGACGAGGAGGGGACGAGACGCTTCCTCAAGATCGTCTACTTCTTCCTCATGGAGTATACGGGGGGCGACGTGGCCGACCATGACGAGGAAGTGGTCGAGTGCCGGTGGTTCCCCGTCGACGAGGCAGAGGAGGCGCTCTCCTACGACGACGAGCGCGAGGTCCTGAGAAAGGCCCGGCGCATGCTCGCCGAGCGGGGCGTGCTCTGA
- a CDS encoding radical SAM protein has product MIARRPSYIGLYESGELHERIRALRDLVRRCRICPHRCGAARLEGEKGLCRTGPGAVVSSFTPHFGEEAPLVGRYGSGAIFMTGCNLRCVFCQNYDISHMCDGDEVESEGLVSMMLALQRRGCHNINFVTPTHQTYRIVESLPRAVELGLEIPLVYNCGGYESVETLRLLEGIFDIYMPDLKYGDNAAALSLSGAADYVERSREAVAEMHRQVGDLEVGGDGVARRGLIIRHLVLPGGLAGTRAVMEFVASRVSPRSYVNIMDQYRPCYMAEERPPLDRPVRDDEYGAALEAAREAGIVRLATGEPL; this is encoded by the coding sequence GTGATCGCACGGCGTCCTTCCTATATCGGGCTCTACGAGAGCGGCGAGCTCCACGAGCGCATCCGGGCGCTCCGCGACCTCGTGAGGCGCTGCCGCATCTGTCCGCACCGCTGCGGCGCGGCAAGGCTCGAGGGCGAGAAGGGCCTCTGCCGCACGGGCCCGGGGGCCGTGGTCTCGTCCTTCACCCCCCACTTCGGCGAGGAAGCGCCCCTCGTGGGCCGCTACGGAAGCGGCGCGATCTTCATGACGGGCTGCAACCTGCGCTGTGTCTTCTGCCAGAACTACGACATAAGCCATATGTGCGACGGCGACGAGGTCGAGAGCGAGGGCCTCGTCTCCATGATGCTCGCGCTCCAGCGCCGGGGCTGCCACAACATAAACTTCGTCACGCCGACCCACCAGACGTACCGGATAGTGGAGAGCCTGCCCAGGGCCGTAGAGCTGGGCCTTGAAATACCGCTCGTCTACAACTGCGGCGGCTACGAGTCCGTGGAGACGCTGCGCCTTCTCGAAGGGATATTCGATATATACATGCCGGACCTGAAGTACGGCGACAACGCCGCGGCCCTGAGCCTCTCCGGTGCGGCGGACTATGTGGAGCGTTCACGGGAGGCGGTGGCGGAGATGCACCGCCAGGTCGGCGACCTCGAGGTCGGCGGCGACGGCGTGGCTCGCCGGGGACTAATAATCCGTCATCTCGTCCTGCCCGGAGGGTTGGCCGGCACGAGGGCGGTCATGGAGTTCGTCGCCTCGAGAGTCTCTCCCCGAAGCTACGTCAACATAATGGACCAGTACAGACCGTGCTACATGGCCGAAGAAAGGCCGCCGCTCGACCGCCCGGTAAGGGACGACGAGTACGGGGCCGCGCTCGAGGCGGCACGGGAGGCGGGTATCGTCAGGCTCGCCACCGGGGAACCCCTGTAG
- a CDS encoding TraR/DksA family transcriptional regulator, with protein sequence MHRLRRMLMDRKRRMWNDLRDDVFRKLGKEYNAQFDNPHDFEELALMDLVEDTGLIIADARRRELEQLDAAITRLDEGAYGICEECGEEIPEERLKAVPYATLCVKCLDKREKGA encoded by the coding sequence ATGCACAGGCTCAGAAGGATGTTGATGGATCGCAAGCGCCGCATGTGGAACGACCTGCGCGACGACGTCTTCAGGAAGCTGGGCAAGGAGTACAACGCCCAGTTCGACAACCCCCATGACTTCGAGGAGCTGGCCCTCATGGACCTTGTGGAGGATACGGGGCTCATCATCGCCGATGCGCGCCGGCGCGAGCTCGAGCAGCTCGACGCGGCCATAACGAGGCTCGACGAGGGGGCCTACGGGATATGCGAGGAGTGCGGCGAGGAGATACCGGAGGAGAGGCTCAAGGCCGTGCCCTACGCTACGCTCTGCGTAAAGTGCCTGGACAAGCGGGAGAAGGGGGCGTGA
- a CDS encoding epoxyqueuosine reductase QueH yields MKRVLVHMCCGPCSIYPVKKMLEGEAEVTGYFHNPNIHPESEFRRRLDAVKRLAMLMRLDILCDEEYRPEEFVAEVVGPHARDSRHPPFGERCRRCYALRLEATARLASSRGFDAFTSSLLYSRYQDHEAVRAEGERAARVHGVEFLYRDFREGWREGVEKSKEYGLYRQKYCGCIYSRFERYGITGSQ; encoded by the coding sequence ATGAAACGCGTGCTCGTACATATGTGCTGCGGCCCCTGCTCAATCTACCCCGTCAAGAAGATGCTCGAGGGCGAGGCCGAGGTGACGGGCTACTTCCACAATCCCAACATCCATCCGGAGAGCGAGTTCCGCCGCAGGCTCGACGCGGTGAAGAGACTCGCCATGCTCATGAGGCTCGACATCCTCTGCGACGAGGAGTACAGGCCCGAGGAGTTCGTGGCCGAGGTGGTCGGGCCGCATGCCCGCGACTCCCGCCATCCGCCCTTCGGCGAGAGGTGCCGCCGCTGCTACGCACTGCGGCTCGAGGCCACGGCCCGGCTGGCCTCGAGCCGCGGCTTCGACGCCTTCACGAGCTCGCTGCTCTACAGCCGCTACCAGGACCACGAGGCCGTGAGGGCCGAGGGGGAGAGGGCGGCTCGTGTCCACGGCGTGGAGTTCCTCTACCGCGACTTCAGGGAGGGCTGGCGGGAGGGGGTGGAGAAGTCGAAGGAGTACGGCCTGTACCGGCAGAAGTACTGCGGCTGCATATACAGCAGGTTCGAGAGATACGGCATCACCGGCTCGCAGTGA
- the ruvB gene encoding Holliday junction branch migration DNA helicase RuvB, with protein MRERHTDPARLEGEEKIDATLRPRLLDEYIGQERIKENLRVFIEAARGRGESLDHVLFYGPPGLGKTTLASITANEMGAQMRATSGPALEKSGDLAAILTNLEEGDVLFIDEIHRLPTVVEEILYPAMEDFQIDIIIGQGPSARTVKLDLPRFTLIGATTRAGLLSSPLRDRFGVIQRFEFYSAEELRTIVERSASILGLEVSRDGALEVARRSRGTPRIANRLLRRVRDFAEVKADGVITAEVADLALNMLEIDTLGLDKMDRRIMLAIIDKFGGGPVGVESLAASLHEEKDAIEDLYEPFLLQQGFIKRTPRGRVATPAAYGHLGRVLPEQGPGQGRLF; from the coding sequence ATGAGGGAGCGCCACACCGACCCGGCAAGGCTCGAGGGCGAGGAGAAGATCGACGCCACCCTGAGGCCGCGGCTTCTCGACGAGTACATAGGCCAGGAGCGGATAAAGGAGAACCTGCGCGTCTTCATAGAGGCGGCCCGCGGCCGCGGCGAGTCGCTGGACCACGTGCTCTTTTACGGTCCTCCAGGGCTTGGCAAGACGACGCTTGCGTCGATCACGGCCAACGAGATGGGGGCGCAGATGCGGGCCACGTCGGGACCGGCGCTGGAGAAGTCGGGGGACCTGGCGGCCATACTGACGAATCTCGAGGAAGGCGACGTCCTCTTCATCGACGAGATACACCGTCTGCCGACGGTGGTGGAGGAGATACTCTACCCGGCGATGGAGGACTTCCAGATAGACATAATCATCGGCCAGGGTCCCTCGGCCCGGACGGTGAAGCTCGATCTCCCCCGTTTCACCCTCATAGGCGCCACGACGAGGGCGGGTCTTCTCTCCTCGCCCCTCCGCGACCGTTTCGGCGTCATCCAGCGTTTCGAGTTCTATTCGGCCGAGGAGCTTCGTACGATTGTGGAGCGGTCGGCCTCCATACTGGGTCTCGAGGTGAGCCGCGACGGAGCGCTCGAGGTGGCCCGCCGCTCGCGGGGAACGCCGAGGATAGCCAACAGGCTGCTGCGCCGGGTGCGCGATTTCGCCGAGGTGAAGGCCGACGGCGTAATAACGGCCGAGGTGGCCGACCTGGCCCTCAACATGCTCGAGATAGACACGCTCGGCCTGGACAAGATGGACCGGCGCATAATGCTGGCCATAATAGACAAGTTCGGCGGCGGCCCCGTCGGTGTCGAGAGCCTGGCCGCCTCGCTCCACGAGGAGAAGGACGCCATCGAGGACCTCTACGAGCCTTTTCTGCTTCAGCAGGGCTTCATAAAGCGCACGCCCAGGGGCAGGGTGGCCACGCCGGCCGCCTACGGCCACCTCGGGAGGGTCCTGCCCGAGCAGGGGCCCGGCCAGGGCAGACTCTTCTGA
- the ruvA gene encoding Holliday junction branch migration protein RuvA, translating into MIALLTGKVLEKSPQSVVIDVGGVGYEVIIPLSTYYELPDPEGTVTLKTQAYMKDERIELYGFLSAEEKRIFQLLLGVSGVGPRLARNILSGISTEAFLDSLASRNAERLRRIPGVGAKTAERLVLELKDKAAELRAESAGGGEAPAEGVEVDAVSALVNLGYKAAQAEKAVKKASDAAPGADFEGLFKEALRLLAS; encoded by the coding sequence ATGATCGCCCTTCTTACCGGAAAGGTCCTCGAAAAGTCTCCCCAGTCGGTGGTCATCGACGTGGGAGGGGTGGGCTACGAGGTCATCATTCCTCTTTCGACCTACTACGAGCTGCCCGACCCCGAGGGGACGGTGACGCTCAAGACCCAGGCGTACATGAAGGATGAGCGCATAGAGCTCTACGGTTTCCTGAGCGCCGAGGAGAAGCGCATATTCCAGTTGCTTCTCGGTGTGAGCGGGGTGGGGCCGCGGCTTGCGCGAAACATACTCTCCGGCATATCGACGGAGGCCTTTCTCGATTCGCTGGCCTCGCGGAACGCCGAGAGGCTCCGGCGGATACCTGGGGTGGGGGCCAAGACGGCCGAGAGGCTCGTGCTCGAGCTGAAGGACAAGGCGGCCGAGTTGAGGGCCGAGTCCGCCGGGGGCGGGGAGGCTCCGGCCGAGGGGGTCGAGGTGGATGCGGTCTCGGCGCTCGTAAACCTCGGCTACAAGGCGGCCCAGGCCGAGAAGGCGGTTAAGAAGGCGTCGGATGCCGCGCCCGGAGCGGATTTTGAAGGACTCTTCAAGGAGGCGTTGAGGCTTCTGGCCTCGTGA
- the ruvC gene encoding crossover junction endodeoxyribonuclease RuvC yields the protein MRVLGVDPGSRSTGYGVVESGPGGVLVHVASGSVAAVSGAAEPGGGLPARLFSIWGSLGVVMDEHRPDAVSVEGLFYGMNVRSALVLGHARGVVLLCAAQRGLPVFEYSPSVVKQSVVGYGGASKRQVQKMVTRLLGCAEKRGADAADALAVAICHIHHAGTERRRRAASPAVRG from the coding sequence GTGAGGGTACTGGGGGTGGATCCGGGGAGCAGGTCTACGGGCTACGGGGTGGTCGAGAGCGGTCCCGGAGGCGTGCTTGTTCACGTGGCGAGCGGTTCGGTGGCCGCCGTGTCGGGGGCGGCGGAGCCGGGAGGGGGGCTTCCGGCGCGGCTCTTTTCCATATGGGGGTCGCTCGGCGTGGTGATGGACGAGCACCGGCCCGACGCCGTATCGGTCGAGGGGCTCTTTTACGGGATGAACGTAAGGAGCGCGCTCGTGCTCGGGCACGCAAGGGGTGTTGTTCTCCTTTGCGCCGCCCAGCGCGGTCTGCCGGTCTTCGAGTACAGCCCCAGCGTTGTGAAGCAGTCGGTGGTCGGCTACGGCGGGGCGTCGAAACGTCAGGTTCAGAAGATGGTGACGAGGCTGCTGGGGTGCGCGGAGAAGCGGGGGGCCGACGCGGCCGACGCGCTGGCCGTCGCCATATGTCATATCCATCATGCCGGCACGGAGAGACGCCGCAGGGCGGCGTCTCCGGCCGTGCGGGGCTGA
- a CDS encoding YebC/PmpR family DNA-binding transcriptional regulator — protein sequence MAGHSKWANIKHKKARSDAKKGKIFSKLVKEIMVAAKMGGSDPASNPRLRAAIDRAKSENLPGENIERAIKKGAGELGDVNYEEGVYEGYAPGGVAVLVAFMTDNRNRTASEVRHVFSKAGGRLGESGSVAWMFDHRGLITFDIESVSEERLMEAALEAGADDVVRNDEDGVFEVYTSPSDFHDVKKAFDEMGLEYTMAELSMIPKNTVRVEGKTADQVLRLLDDLEDLDDVQNVYANFDIPPEALDRAV from the coding sequence ATGGCCGGACATTCCAAGTGGGCCAACATAAAGCACAAGAAGGCCCGCAGCGATGCGAAAAAGGGCAAGATATTCTCCAAGCTCGTAAAGGAGATCATGGTGGCCGCCAAGATGGGAGGGTCCGATCCCGCGTCCAATCCGAGGCTGCGCGCGGCCATAGACCGGGCGAAGTCGGAGAACCTGCCGGGCGAGAACATAGAGCGGGCCATAAAGAAGGGGGCCGGCGAGCTCGGCGACGTGAACTACGAGGAAGGCGTCTACGAGGGGTACGCTCCCGGCGGTGTCGCCGTCCTGGTGGCCTTCATGACTGACAACCGTAACCGCACGGCCTCGGAGGTGCGCCACGTCTTCTCCAAGGCCGGCGGACGTCTCGGCGAGAGCGGTTCGGTGGCCTGGATGTTCGACCACAGGGGACTCATAACCTTCGATATCGAGAGCGTCTCCGAAGAGCGTCTCATGGAGGCGGCCCTCGAGGCCGGGGCCGACGACGTGGTGAGAAACGACGAGGACGGTGTGTTCGAGGTCTACACCTCGCCGTCGGACTTCCACGACGTGAAGAAGGCCTTCGACGAGATGGGGCTGGAGTATACGATGGCCGAGCTCTCGATGATACCGAAGAACACGGTGCGCGTGGAAGGGAAGACGGCCGACCAGGTGCTGCGCCTGCTCGACGACCTCGAAGACCTCGACGACGTACAGAACGTGTACGCCAACTTCGACATACCGCCGGAGGCGCTGGACAGGGCCGTGTGA
- a CDS encoding sigma-54-dependent Fis family transcriptional regulator, which produces MVLIVDDDRHLREALELLLGDHYETVSVDNGLEAVEVVKNLPVNVVLMDINLPKVDGLKALDMIKDVDPDVGVVMLSATDSAQKAVQALRMGAYDYITKPFEEADLLATLQRYTDGQTLRREIALLREELHNKLGDKHFICRSPAMRRVMDMVEKVGKSSSNVLITGESGTGKELVARAIHSLGDRREKPFVAVNCGAIPGELMESELFGHEKGAFTGAYKRKIGKLEYADGGTVFLDEISSMPLKLQAKLLRVLQEKSFERVGSLVPIKVDIRVIAATNTDLEQAVKQGEFRDDLYYRLRVIPIVLPPLRERREDIPLLASHFLDRFSKRYNKSIRRISPDALDVLSEYGWPGNVRELENLMERIVVLAREGSEITTDDLPVEIFFKDVEDAGGSEPLDFKGACRAFERRYIVGVLKKTNWNRSEAARELKIHRNTLLMKMKELDIKRFEGGR; this is translated from the coding sequence ATAGTTCTCATAGTAGACGACGACAGGCATCTCAGGGAGGCGCTGGAGCTTCTTTTGGGGGATCACTACGAGACGGTCTCGGTCGACAACGGTCTTGAGGCCGTGGAGGTGGTGAAGAACCTTCCGGTCAACGTGGTCCTGATGGACATCAATCTGCCGAAGGTCGACGGCCTGAAGGCGCTGGACATGATAAAGGACGTGGACCCCGACGTAGGCGTGGTCATGCTCTCGGCGACCGACAGCGCCCAGAAGGCGGTGCAGGCGCTGCGTATGGGCGCATACGACTACATCACCAAGCCCTTCGAGGAGGCCGACCTGCTGGCCACCCTTCAGCGCTACACCGACGGCCAGACGCTTCGCCGCGAGATAGCGCTTCTGCGCGAGGAACTCCACAACAAGCTGGGCGACAAGCACTTCATCTGCCGTTCTCCGGCCATGAGGCGGGTGATGGACATGGTCGAGAAGGTGGGCAAGAGCTCGTCCAACGTCCTCATCACCGGCGAGAGCGGCACGGGAAAGGAGCTCGTGGCCAGGGCGATCCACAGCCTCGGCGACAGGCGGGAGAAGCCTTTTGTCGCCGTCAACTGCGGGGCCATACCGGGCGAGCTCATGGAGAGCGAGCTCTTCGGCCACGAGAAGGGCGCCTTCACCGGCGCCTACAAGCGCAAGATAGGCAAGCTCGAGTACGCCGACGGCGGCACGGTATTCCTCGACGAGATATCGAGCATGCCGCTAAAGCTCCAGGCCAAGCTCCTGCGCGTGCTTCAGGAGAAGAGTTTCGAGCGCGTGGGCAGCCTGGTGCCCATAAAGGTCGATATCAGGGTCATCGCGGCGACCAACACCGATCTCGAGCAGGCCGTGAAGCAGGGCGAGTTCCGCGACGACCTCTACTACAGGCTCAGGGTCATACCCATCGTGCTGCCGCCGCTGCGCGAGAGGCGCGAGGACATCCCGCTGCTTGCAAGCCACTTTCTCGACCGTTTCAGCAAGCGCTACAACAAGTCCATCCGCAGGATATCGCCCGACGCCCTGGACGTGCTGAGCGAGTACGGCTGGCCCGGCAACGTGCGCGAGCTCGAGAACCTCATGGAGCGCATAGTGGTGCTCGCCAGGGAGGGCTCGGAGATAACGACCGACGATCTGCCGGTGGAGATATTCTTCAAGGATGTCGAAGATGCAGGGGGGAGCGAGCCGCTGGACTTCAAGGGGGCCTGCCGCGCCTTCGAACGCCGCTACATCGTGGGCGTGCTGAAGAAGACCAACTGGAACCGCAGCGAGGCGGCAAGGGAGCTGAAGATACACAGGAACACGCTTCTCATGAAGATGAAGGAGCTCGACATAAAACGCTTCGAAGGCGGCCGCTGA
- the lipA gene encoding lipoyl synthase, which produces MTRSSNTDRKRLAPWLRKPLGRRSGLHRMKAMLRSRNLHTVCEEARCPNIGECFSKPTATFMILGDRCTRNCSFCSVEGSGRPAPPDPGEPRNIAEAARELGLRHVVVTSVTRDDLPLGGAEQFALTIRALRDTIPGILVEVLTPDFGGDRAALDVVLDEGPDIFNHNLETVRSLYPLVRPQADYERSLQVLGRAAARGLTVKSGIMVGFGESVREVLGLLDDLKAAGCSMVTIGQYLRPARDNIEVARYVEPRLFEEYGRYAREIGIHRVYSGPFVRSSYNAEEVYAGGAPS; this is translated from the coding sequence ATGACGCGCTCCAGCAATACCGACAGGAAAAGACTCGCCCCCTGGCTCAGGAAGCCGCTGGGGCGCCGCAGCGGCCTTCACCGCATGAAGGCCATGCTCAGAAGCCGCAACCTCCACACGGTATGTGAGGAGGCGAGGTGCCCCAACATCGGCGAGTGCTTCTCCAAGCCCACGGCCACGTTCATGATCCTCGGAGACCGCTGCACGAGGAACTGCTCGTTCTGCAGCGTCGAGGGAAGCGGCCGGCCCGCCCCGCCCGACCCCGGCGAGCCGCGGAACATAGCCGAGGCCGCCCGCGAACTGGGACTCCGGCACGTGGTGGTGACGTCCGTCACGCGCGACGACCTGCCGCTCGGCGGCGCAGAGCAATTCGCCTTGACAATAAGGGCCTTAAGAGATACGATTCCCGGCATTTTGGTGGAGGTGCTCACCCCCGACTTCGGCGGCGACAGGGCCGCCCTCGACGTGGTGCTCGACGAGGGACCCGACATCTTCAACCACAACCTCGAGACGGTCCGCTCCCTCTATCCGCTCGTGAGGCCCCAGGCCGACTACGAAAGATCGCTCCAGGTCCTCGGCCGGGCCGCGGCGCGCGGGCTCACCGTCAAGTCGGGCATAATGGTGGGCTTCGGCGAGTCGGTCCGGGAGGTCCTGGGCCTCCTCGACGACCTGAAGGCCGCGGGATGCTCCATGGTGACCATCGGCCAGTACCTGCGCCCCGCGAGGGACAACATCGAGGTGGCACGCTACGTGGAGCCCCGGCTCTTCGAGGAATACGGCCGCTACGCCCGGGAGATAGGCATCCATCGCGTCTACTCCGGTCCCTTCGTTCGCAGCTCCTACAACGCCGAAGAGGTGTACGCCGGCGGAGCGCCGTCGTGA